A genomic segment from Nicotiana tabacum cultivar K326 chromosome 9, ASM71507v2, whole genome shotgun sequence encodes:
- the LOC107806675 gene encoding putative F-box protein At2g19630 — protein MALPSEVLIDILSRLSLKHVHQLQIVSKLWLRTISSPHFRRLYNMKSMTRPRALVVEESDHTYSRPSGIRPPSRIITISTMDLAGDNKIQKEFSFKIVGLRVDVGYIPATNTYKIIRFVGTKHSPNYTYNYGHEVLEIGFEILTLTDGGPIPSSWRSMTHREQFSVKVDATCVDGAIYWFVGRGDKKEDHIISMEIENEEFLTISCPKEDDKKLFENGQLAHLNGKLCLAYYSKELSRMGIFLLKDPKNQTWTKEYDIHLPRMGEWFRLVGYSNGDILIQGKTPLFYNIKEKRGRKLRKSNKNYTRLYYDRCFTLDTSRLPLPTREPSPIRNLSSKISKCEIV, from the exons ATGGCTCTGCCTAGTGAAGTCTTGATCGATATACTCTCTAGGCTTTCTCTCAAACATGTCCACCAACTTCAAATAGTTTCAAAGCTATGGCTCAGAACCATCTCTAGTCCACATTTCAGAAGACTCTATAACATGAAATCCATGACTCGTCCCCGGGCACTTGTAGTTGAAGAATCTGACCACACTTATTCAAGGCCGAGTGGGATCAGACCTCCTAGTCGAATTATCACTATTTCCACCATGGATCTTGCTGGTGATAACAAGATTCAGAAAGAATTCAGTTTCAAGATTGTTGGCC TTCGTGTCGATGTGGGCTATATTCCTGCTACCAATACATACAAGATTATCCGTTTCGTTGGTACCAAACACAGTCCTAATTATACGTACAACTATGGTCATGAAGTTTTGGAGATCGGATTTGAGATTCTCACACTAACCGATGGTGGACCAATTCCTAGTTCATGGCGATCCATGACACACCGAGAACAGTTTTCCGTCAAGGTTGATGCAACATGTGTAGATGGTGCAATATATTGGTTTGTTGGAAGGGGAGATAAAAAGGAAGACCATATAATTTCAATGGAAATTGAAAATGAAGAATTCTTAACCATTAGTTGCCCTAAAGAAGATGATAAAAAACTATTTGAGAATGGCCAGTTAGCTCATTTGAATGGGAAATTATGTTTAGCTTATTACTCAAAGGAATTATCAAGAATGGGTATATTCTTGCTCAAAGATCCTAAGAACCAAACATGGACCAAGGAATACGATATCCATTTACCACGTATGGGGGAATGGTTTAGACTAGTGGGTTACAGTAATGGTGACATTCTTATTCAAGGCAAGACGCCACTCTTCTACAACATCAAAGAGAAAAGGGGTAGAAAACTGcgaaaatcaaacaaaaattatACTCGCTTGTATTATGATAGATGTTTTACGTTAGACACCTCAAGACTACCATTGCCAACAAGGGAGCCATCGCCAATTAGAAATTTATCATCGAAGATTTCAAAATGTGAGATAGTCTAA
- the LOC107794602 gene encoding uncharacterized protein LOC107794602 — MANQVTVGALFQEGTSQVRPPNFNGQHFSYWKVRMKIYAKPYDVKVWCVIKKGNYPLTAAAQPPVDPEDIDEYTNEQITVVQVNAKTRNLLYNAISGEEYEKISNCDTATEMWDKLEVTYEGTSKVKETHINMLVHDYELFQMKEEEFIEEMFARFSKIIGDLKAFGKPYSSGDQVRKILRSLPTTWQKKVVALESQDLNKLSYDELRVDLIAFEKTYLKKKNQEEKKKTVAFKATTERPKNDIDDDPEALEEEIAMVSRNVDSLMRRYRNTIRGRMSSRRTRGFNKNKSFGSWSDEKSSEHEEIANLCFMTILDNDMNKYSGCWTDEDTSDNESKENTENCFMACGETSEVRSYKSDRCNELQDILDLTLKESQKMLNELRRLNREKKDWELKLEVYEIERDVLQDEVQELQMQLNGMHFVSLIFQDGFGNPKTNLILVELTSKDPSKLGYLKESDKNLFKEVTKINGGSVKFGDDSRGKIVGTDTVPFTNNCEITDVYLVDGLNYNLPRKRYGNVYILDGIENLDSYICLESISDDPLLWHKKLGHTSIHLIEKLSKHD, encoded by the exons ATGGCAAATCAAGTAACTGTTGGAGCACTCTTTCAAGAAGGAACGTCGCAAGTCAGGCCACCAAATTTCAATGGACAACACTTTTCTTACTGGAAAGTGCGAATGAAAATATATGCAAAACCTTATGATGTCAAAGTATGGTGCGTTATCAAAAAGGGTAACTATCCACTAACAGCAGCAGCTCAACCACCCGTTGATCCGGAAGATATAGATGAATACACAAATGAGCAAATAACAGTTGTTCAGGTCAATGCTAAGACACGAAATTTACTCTATAATGCTATAAGTGGAGAAGAGTATGAGAAAATCTCAAATTGTGACACAGCCACAGAAATGTGGGATAAATTGGAAGTTACTTATGAAGGAACCAGCAAGGTGAAAGAAACTCACATAAACATGTTGGTTCATGATTATGAACTCTTCCAGATGAAAGAAGAAGAATTCATTGAGGAAATGTTTGCAAGGTTCAGCAAAATCATTGGTGATCTAAAAGCCTTTGGTAAACCCTACTCAAGTGGTGATCAAGTTCGAAAAATTCTAAGGAGTTTACCTACCACTTGGCAGAAAAAAGTAGTCGCACTCGAATCTCAAGATCTAAACAAACTTTCATATGATGAACTACGAGTAGATCTTATAGCATTCGAGAAAACATATCTCAAGAAAAAAAatcaggaagaaaagaagaaaacagttgCTTTCAAAGCTACAACTGAAAGACCAAAAAATGATATAGATGACGACCCAGAAGCTCTTGAAGAGGAGATTGCCATGGTATCAAGAAACGTGGATAGTTTAATGAGAAGGTATAGAAACACAATAAGGGGAAGGATGTCATCCAGACGAACCAG AGGATTCAACAAAAACAAATCTTTTGGAAGCTGGAGTGATGAAAAAAGCTCAGAACATGAAGAAATAGCAAACTTGTGTTTCATGACGATTCTCGATAATGACATGAACAAATACTCTGGATGTTGGACTGATGAAGACACATCAGATAATGAAAGCAAAGAAAATACTGAAAATTGTTTCATGGCATGTGGTGAAACAAGCGAGGTAAGATCATATAAAAGTGATAGATGTAatgaattgcaggatattcttgaTCTCACCCTAAAGGAGTCTCAAAAGATGTTGAATGAATTGAGAAGACTCAATAGGGAAAAGAAGGACTGGGAACTCAAACTTGAAGTATATGAAATCGAAAGAGATGTACTTCAAGATGAGGTTCAGGAATTGCAAATGCAATTGAATGGCATGC attttgtaagtctaaTATTTCAGGATGGATTTGGAAACCCAAAGACAAACCTGATTCTAGTAGAACTAACCAGCaaggacccaagcaagcttgggtacctaaaagaaa GTGACAAAAACTTGTTCAAAGAAGTTACTAAGATAAATGGAGGAAGTGTCAAATTTGGTGATGATTCAAGAGGAAAGATAGTTGGCACCGACACAGTTCCATTCACTAACAACTGTGAAATTACTGATGTATATCTTGTAGATGGACTCAACTATAATCTCCCGA GAAAAAGGTATGGAAATGTTTACATTCTTGATGGAATTGAAAATTTAGATAGTTACATTTGCTTAGAATCTATATCTGATGATCCACTGTTGTGGCATAAGAAACTTGGTCATACAAGCATTCATCTAATTGAGAAACTCTCCAAGCATGATTAG
- the LOC107806674 gene encoding putative F-box protein At1g19160: protein MERSSNIMDLPSEVLVNILSRLALKHVHQLQTVSKEWLRTISSPHFRRLYNKKSLNRPRARVVQVSDSKHSPNGMEMISRTISISTMDLAVDNSEIQKNFSFEDIIAPEHSFFIFSNLIIFNHKVCNPTTKEIINLPISSYPSVSFDVGYIPSNNTYKIVHLYATKTGPNYHFNYGGSAVEFRFETLTLRDGGPIPSSWQSLAHQEWFSYKVDSTCVNNAIYWLVGRADRMEKHIISMEIENEEFLSSVRCPKDPYYEEFPLIENGELADLNGKLCLAYQSEELSRIDLYFLKDHKKQEWVKEHIINLSGMGSLFKIMGYVPLKGNNGEIMIDGGKQPLLYNIEENRFRKLARSKMNIHIGLYFDRCFNLGSTRLSLQPRVDLLSEGDQL, encoded by the coding sequence ATGGAACGGAGCTCTAACATCATGGATCTGCCTAGTGAAGTCCTGGTGAATATACTCTCTAGGCTTGCACTCAAACATGTCCACCAACTTCAAACAGTCTCAAAGGAGTGGCTCAGAACTATCTCTAGTCCACATTTCAGAAGACTCTACAACAAGAAATCCTTGAATCGTCCTCGAGCACGTGTAGTTCAAGTATCTGACTCCAAGCATTCACCGAATGGGATGGAAATGATTAGTCGAACTATTTCTATTTCGACCATGGATCTCGCTGTTGACAACAGCGAGATCCAGAAAAATTTCAGTTTTGAGGATATTATTGCCCCTGAAcactctttcttcatcttctccaacctCATCATTTTCAATCACAAGGTATGCAATCCCACTACTAAAGAAATCATAAACTTACCAATTTCAAGTTATCCATCAGTTAGTTTTGATGTGGGGTATATCCCTTCCAACAATACATACAAGATTGTCCATCTATATGCTACCAAGACTGGCCCTAATTACCACTTTAACTATGGTGGTAGTGCTGTGGAGTTCAGATTTGAGACTCTCACACTAAGAGATGGTGGACCAATTCCTAGCTCTTGGCAATCCCTAGCACACCAAGAATGGTTTTCTTACAAGGTTGATTCAACATGTGTAAATAATGCAATTTATTGGTTGGTTGGAAGAGCAGATAGAATGGAAAAGCATATTATTTCGATGGAAATCGAAAATGAAGAATTCTTGAGTTCGGTTCGTTGCCCCAAAGATCCCTATTATGAAGAGTTTCCACTAATTGAGAATGGTGAGTTAGCTGATTTGAATGGGAAATTATGTTTAGCTTACCAATCAGAAGAATTGTCAAGGATAGATCTATACTTTCTCAAGGATCATAAGAAGCAAGAATGGGTCAAGGAACACATTATCAATTTATCAGGTATGGGAAGTTTGTTCAAAATAATGGGGTATGTACCATTAAAAGGTAACAATGGTGAAATTATGATTGACGGTGGTAAGCAGCCTCTCCTCTACAACATTGAAGAGAATAGGTTTAGAAAGCTGGCAAGATCTAAAATGAATATTCATATTGGTTTGTATTTTGATAGATGTTTTAACTTAGGAAGCACAAGACTATCTTTGCAACCGAGGGTAGATTTGTTGTCTGAGGGAGATCAACTATGA
- the LOC107794601 gene encoding G-type lectin S-receptor-like serine/threonine-protein kinase At4g03230: MEMKNNNSFLILYLLFLCFNLNTNLSFGSGDNISTNEFLSIGQTIVSSGGNFELGFFKPGNSLNYYIGIWYKKIYPQTVVWVANREKSVDILDGNMSLPALTIIQGNLVLLDKNQNSIWSSTHDHYNNTRNNSVIAVLGDDGNLILSDASNTSTPLTLWQSFDHPTDTFLPGAKLGYNKITQRKHVLVSWKNSSDPAPGLFSLELDPNLAQFIVKWNKTIQYWKSGTWTGDTFSLVPEMSIYYVNNENESYFTYSIFKNSTTTSRLIIDVSGQMKQRTWSNNAAGWNEFWAQPREQCQVYGYCGAFGVCTSNTNSPCNCLTGFMPRSVDEWNLNDYSGGCARKGKLQCSAITEDKDDFWMNLTMRLPTSQYTNVTVGEVSQCRDTCFDSCSCTAYTYDGLGACSIWTGYLFNLQQLSENETERTISVKLGSLQAQTKAKKSMKLKAILAAIILFMVLLICSISYIYYRRRRTAKGTGTQISHWHKAEGEGRELMIENDENKVIDVPYFDLETVLVATDNFSDANKLGQGGFGPVYKGMFPGGEEIAVKRLSSHSGQGIDEFKNEVTLIAKLQHRNLVRLLGYCINAMEQILLYEYMPNKSLDTFIFDGSLCTLLDWKKRYDIILGIARGLAYLHHDSRLRIIHRDLKTGNILLDEAMNPKISDFGLARIVEGTKTEANTKKVVGTYGYMSPEYVLDGLFSIKSDVFSFGVVVLEIISGRKNTGFYQPEEALNLLGYAWRLWIEEKAIQLTEKSLLDSCNMSEVIKCINVALLCVQEDSIDRPNMSDVIVMLVGENTCLPRPNRPAFVMRTHTSNISSSSKVSNNQVTITIEAGR, translated from the exons ATGGAAATGAAGAACAACAATTCATTTCTAATACTCTATCTGCTCTTTTTATGCTTCAATCTCAACACTAATCTCTCCTTTGGATCAGGGGACAACATTTCTACTAATGAATTTCTTTCCATTGGCCAAACAATTGTATCTTCGGGTGGAAACTTTGAGCTTGGTTTCTTCAAACCAGGTAACTCTCTCAACTATTACATAGGCATATGGTACAAGAAAATTTATCCACAAACTGTTGTTTGGGTAGCAAATAGAGAGAAATCAGTTGATATATTAGATGGTAATATGAGTTTACCTGCGTTGACAATTATTCAAGGTAACTTGGTACTTCTTGATAAAAATCAAAACTCAATATGGTCATCAACACATGACCATTATAACAACACTCGAAATAATTCAGTCATAGCAGTTCTAGGTGATGATGGCAATTTGATTTTGAGTGATGCTTCAAATACATCGACACCCTTAACACTTTGGCAAAGTTTTGATCACCCAACAGATACATTTTTACCTGGTGCTAAGCTTGGATATAACAAAATTACACAAAGGAAACATGTTCTGGTTTCATGGAAGAATTCGAGTGATCCAGCACCAGGATTGTTTTCCTTGGAGCTAGATCCAAACCTTGCCCAATTCATTGTAAAATGGAATAAGACTATACAGTATTGGAAAAGTGGAACATGGACTGGTGACACATTTAGCTTGGTGCCTGAAATGAGCATCTACTATGTTAACAACGAGAACGAGTCCTATTTTACATATTCGATTTTCAAGAATAGTACAACCACATCAAGGTTGATCATAGACGTCTCAGGACAAATGAAGCAACGAACATGGTCGAATAATGCAGCTGGTTGGAATGAATTTTGGGCTCAACCTAGAGAACAATGTCAGGTTTATGGTTATTGTGGGGCATTTGGAGTTTGCACTAGTAATACTAATTCACCCTGCAATTGTTTGACTGGTTTCATGCCAAGATCAGTCGATGAATGGAATTTGAATGATTATTCGGGTGGATGTGCAAGAAAAGGGAAGTTGCAATGTAGTGCCATTACTGAAGACAAGGATGATTTCTGGATGAATTTGACCATGAGATTACCTACTTCTCAATATACAAATGTCACAGTTGGAGAAGTCTCGCAATGCAGAGATACTTGTTTCGATAGTTGTTCTTGCACTGCTTATACTTATGATGGCTTAGGTGCCTGTTCAATTTGGACAGGATATCTCTTCAATCTGCAACAACTCAGCGAAAATGAAACAGAGAGGACTATCTCTGTCAAACTTGGCTCCCTTCAAG CTCAAACTAAAGCGAAGAAATCAATGAAGCTTAAAGCTATCCTTGCTGCCATAATACTTTTTATGGTTCTACTCATATGCAGCATTAGCTACATTTACtatagaagaagaagaacggcAAAAGGAACAG GGACACAAATCTCTCACTGGCACAAAGCTGAAGGAGAAGGAAGAGAATTGATGATTGAAAACGATGAGAATAAAGTCATTGATGTTCCATATTTTGATTTGGAAACCGTTTTGGTAGCTACTGACAACTTCTCAGATGCAAATAAGCTCGGACAAGGGGGATTTGGTCCTGTTTACAAG GGTATGTTTCCAGGAGGAGAAGAGATTGCAGTGAAAAGGCTATCAAGTCACTCCGGACAAGGCATAGATGAATTTAAGAATGAAGTGACTTTAATTGCGAAACTTCAGCATCGAAATCTGGTCAGGCTTTTGGGATATTGCATCAATGCAATGGAACAAATTTTGTTGTacgaatatatgccaaataaaagTTTGGACACATTTATATTTG ATGGATCACTTTGTACATTACTGGATTGGAAGAAACGTTATGACATCATATTGGGCATTGCACGAGGTCTTGCTTATCTTCACCACGATTCACGACTAAGGATCATTCATAGAGATTTAAAAACTGGCAACATTTTACTAGATGAGGCAATGAATccaaaaatttcagattttggcttGGCAAGGATTGTTGAAGGAACAAAAACAGAAGCAAATACAAAGAAAGTAGTGGGGACCTA TGGCTATATGTCTCCTGAATATGTATTAGATGGACTGTTTTCCATCAAATCAGACGTATTCAGTTTTGGAGTAGTCGTACTTGAGATAATTAGTGGAAGAAAGAACACTGGATTTTACCAACCAGAAGAAGCGCTAAACTTGTTAGGTTAT GCATGGAGACTGTGGATAGAAGAGAAGGCAATACAACTAACAGAGAAGTCATTACTTGATTCATGCAACATGAGTGAAGTGATAAAGTGTATCAATGTCGCACTCTTGTGTGTACAAGAAGATTCAATTGATCGTCCCAATATGTCAGATGTCATAGTAATGTTGGTAGGGGAAAATACGTGTCTTCCTAGACCTAATCGACCAGCTTTTGTAATGAGAACACACACGTCTAACATATCGTCTTCCTCCAAAGTTTCTAACAATCAAGTGACAATTACAATTGAGGCAGGACGATAA